TGCTGCTCGTCTCTTTCCcttccttttaaaatttcttttctcCAAGGGCAAGGCACGAAGAGAACAAGAGTTTACCTATTTTGGAAGAGGAAAGATCGAATCAATGGCTGAGGAATTCGGCAAATCCGTGGAGGATGGGCTCAAGCTCTCCAAGCGTTTGTACTTCGGCAAGGACAGGGCTGTCGCTCCGCCTAAGCCGCATGTTCACATGGAGAAATCGGCTGAAAGTCTCCTTCCAACGGCACCCATGGTTTACGCAGTCATATCGGATCCCGCTATCGTGGATAACCCGGATATTCCCAGCTACCAGCCGCACGTGTACGGCCGGTGTGATCCGCCCGCGCTCATTCCGCTCCAGATGAACCGGATAGAACTTGAGTCGGATTCTTATTTGGACTCCGTTATTGTTCGCCTAAGCGGTTCCTGGCGGGTCCATTGCGTTATGGGCAGCAATTGCTGTGATTGCCGTATTGCGATTCCTATGGGCGAGCAGGTGTGTGCTTGAATGTTGTAAATTTTCTAAGGTTCTTCGTGGATTTGAGTAAGttattttccatttaaaaatTCATGAATTTTGGGTCATTATTGGAAATATTTTTCTGCATTGAGAACTTTGTGTCTGCTCTAGATTGGGTTCAACGTCAGCTAGTTGCTGTTTCTACATCACGAATTTAAAAAATTCCTAAGCAAAAAGCCTGAGTCTGGAATTTGTTACGAACTAATGAATATAAAAGAGAGAGTACGAGCTTTAAAATGCTTTCAATTTTCAAGTACCTATCTTTGACCATTTAGACCACTCCTCTTCGCCTTCCACTCCATATGGGCCATAAACATTGACCCCAGTACGTGCTCCTGCGGGCTAAGTGGTAATGATAAAATTATGTTTTAATGAAGGGAAGAGGTAAAGGGTGCATTGCATGTGACGATCTTTGTTAATTTATCTTTGTTTGTTAAAGCGTTTGAATTTTGCTTTTGTTCCTTTTGTTCTCAAGCAATACATTATTTGGCTAACAGGGTTCAATTCTAGGTGTTGAGGTGGAAGTTCCTGGAAAGTCTTATTCCACTGAATTGATCGCAGTGGATGGTCAGAAAGATATGGAAAGGGAAGGCCGGCCCGAAAATGGAGGCTTTTTGAAGCCTCATATATTTACCCTGACAATTCCAAAAGTGAGTACTCATTGATACAGGCAGACATTGATTTTCTCTTATATGCTCTGAAGTGTTGTGTTATGAAAAactctatttttaactttttttctTCTAAAGctgttttttcttttaatttatttttcaaggtTGATGGAGGCACCAGTCTTTCCATAAAAGTTAGTTGGATACAAAAATTATTATACCGCAATGGAGAGTTCTCACTGATCGTGCCATTTAGTTTTCCAGAGTATGTCACTCCCGCTGTAAAGAAACTACCCAAAAAAGAAAAGATACAATTGAATGTGAACTCTGGTACTGGAACTGAAATTGTGTGCAAGACGACTAGTCATCCTTTGAAGGTGAATCTTGGACTAGGTTCCTTGGTTCTGAATTTTAATTATGATATATATCTGAATGTAGTTTTGTTGCCTTCCAGCAATTAAAACGTGAAGCAGGGAAGTTGGGTTTCTTGTATGAATCAGAAGTTCTCAATTGGACAGATATTGACTTTGCTATCTCATATTCTGTAAGACTCATGTCTTTTTTGTTTGTTTTAGTGCACATATATGCTTATCCAATGATAGCTTTGTGGATGTTAAATGCAAATTGGAGATCCATGAGCATCTTTGCAATTGGCAGTTTTATCTGGATGTGTTCAGGACTTAATTCTAGCATATTATGTGCTTGTTTTAGGTCTCTTCAAGTCATATATATGGCGGTGTGATTTTGCAATCCCCAACTGTGCAAGATTTCGACCAAAGAGAGATGTTCTCCGTCTATCTTTTTCCAGGAGAACAATTCAGTGGGAAGGTTAGTGTAGCATATGCTCTATCTGATATGTATTCTTTTAATTTAGCCATCTCTTTGTTGTATCTGTCCTCATCTTAATCAATCTGATAGGTGTTCAGAAAAGAGATAGTATTTGTTGTTGACATAAGTGGAAGCATGGAAGGAAAGCCACTTGAGGGTACAAAGGATGCATTGTTTGGAGCCCTCACCAAACTTGATTCAAAAGATTCTTTCAATATTATAGCTTTTAATGGAGAGACTTATTTATTTTCTCCATCGATGGAGTTGGCAACTGCAGAAACA
The sequence above is a segment of the Hevea brasiliensis isolate MT/VB/25A 57/8 chromosome 11, ASM3005281v1, whole genome shotgun sequence genome. Coding sequences within it:
- the LOC110673065 gene encoding uncharacterized protein LOC110673065 isoform X1, producing the protein MAEEFGKSVEDGLKLSKRLYFGKDRAVAPPKPHVHMEKSAESLLPTAPMVYAVISDPAIVDNPDIPSYQPHVYGRCDPPALIPLQMNRIELESDSYLDSVIVRLSGSWRVHCVMGSNCCDCRIAIPMGEQGSILGVEVEVPGKSYSTELIAVDGQKDMEREGRPENGGFLKPHIFTLTIPKVDGGTSLSIKVSWIQKLLYRNGEFSLIVPFSFPEYVTPAVKKLPKKEKIQLNVNSGTGTEIVCKTTSHPLKQLKREAGKLGFLYESEVLNWTDIDFAISYSVSSSHIYGGVILQSPTVQDFDQREMFSVYLFPGEQFSGKVFRKEIVFVVDISGSMEGKPLEGTKDALFGALTKLDSKDSFNIIAFNGETYLFSPSMELATAETVERAVKWINLNFIAGGSTNILLPLNQAMEIVSNTQGSFPVIFLITDGAVEEERHICDLMESHLTGKGSLCPRIYTFGIGTYCNHYFLRMLAMISGGQYDATYDVDLVQSQMQKLFVKGLSTILANITIDAFDDLDDVEVYPSRIPDFSSEGLLIISGRYQGNFPETVKAKGILGDLSNFVMDLKIQKEKDMPFDRIFAKQRIDLLTAQAWFSENKQLEEKVAKMSIQTGVVSEYTRLALLESQRAHHASESPRAHKLSHKTDSPNVDSQGQRRILLPNLGVGFGNVTATAENIHPGVEETKLPEAAEIIIKAASNCCGSMCNKCCCMCCIQSCSKMNDQCAIALTQLCVALACFGCLECCSQLCCCGNEGN
- the LOC110673065 gene encoding uncharacterized protein LOC110673065 isoform X2 encodes the protein MAEEFGKSVEDGLKLSKRLYFGKDRAVAPPKPHVHMEKSAESLLPTAPMVYAVISDPAIVDNPDIPSYQPHVYGRCDPPALIPLQMNRIELESDSYLDSVIVRLSGSWRVHCVMGSNCCDCRIAIPMGEQGSILGVEVEVPGKSYSTELIAVDGQKDMEREGRPENGGFLKPHIFTLTIPKVDGGTSLSIKVSWIQKLLYRNGEFSLIVPFSFPEYVTPAVKKLPKKEKIQLNVNSGTGTEIVCKTTSHPLKQLKREAGKLGFLYESEVLNWTDIDFAISYSVSSSHIYGGVILQSPTVQDFDQREMFSVYLFPGEQFSGKVFRKEIVFVVDISGSMEGKPLEGTKDALFGALTKLDSKDSFNIIAFNGETYLFSPSMELATAETVERAVKWINLNFIAGGSTNILLPLNQAMEIVSNTQGSFPVIFLITDGAVEEERHICDLMESHLTGKGSLCPRIYTFGIGTYCNHYFLRMLAMISGGQYDATYDVDLVQSQMQKLFVKGLSTILANITIDAFDDLDDVEVYPSRIPDFSSEGLLIISGRYQGNFPETVKAKGILGDLSNFVMDLKIQKEKDMPFDRVAKMSIQTGVVSEYTRLALLESQRAHHASESPRAHKLSHKTDSPNVDSQGQRRILLPNLGVGFGNVTATAENIHPGVEETKLPEAAEIIIKAASNCCGSMCNKCCCMCCIQSCSKMNDQCAIALTQLCVALACFGCLECCSQLCCCGNEGN